From a single Adhaeribacter swui genomic region:
- a CDS encoding phage tail protein: MADYPLPVFHFRVEWGGTKIGFSEVSGLTQEVQLIEYREGSSPDYSTIKMPGLHKYNNITLKRGIAKGDNEFFTWLNTVQLNTVERRNLTINLLNENHEPVMSWKARNCWPVKVEGPGLKANGNEVAIESIEIAHEGLTLENS, from the coding sequence ATGGCAGATTATCCATTACCCGTCTTTCACTTTCGAGTAGAATGGGGGGGCACCAAAATCGGATTTTCGGAAGTTTCCGGACTTACCCAGGAAGTGCAGCTCATTGAATACCGCGAGGGCAGCAGCCCTGATTACTCCACCATTAAAATGCCGGGCTTGCACAAGTACAACAATATTACCCTGAAGCGCGGCATTGCCAAAGGCGACAACGAATTTTTTACCTGGCTAAATACCGTGCAGCTAAATACCGTAGAACGCCGGAACTTAACCATAAACCTGTTAAACGAAAACCACGAGCCGGTTATGAGCTGGAAAGCCCGCAATTGCTGGCCTGTAAAAGTAGAAGGTCCGGGTTTAAAAGCCAACGGTAACGAAGTCGCCATCGAGTCCATTGAAATAGCTCACGAAGGTCTAACGCTCGAAAATAGCTAG
- a CDS encoding phage tail protein: protein MAAYYPPVGFHFKVDIPGIGAGDKDMRFQEVTGLSAEIGVEELAVGGENRFTYRLPTRAKYANVVLKRGMLKDSGLIKWFRNAIENFEFEPVDLSVHLLNEKHEVLNSWDFRQAYPVKWVISDFKALENSLVVETIELAYQFFTRK, encoded by the coding sequence ATGGCCGCCTATTACCCACCCGTTGGCTTTCATTTTAAAGTAGATATCCCCGGTATTGGAGCCGGAGATAAAGACATGCGGTTTCAGGAAGTAACCGGATTGAGCGCCGAAATTGGCGTAGAGGAACTAGCCGTAGGTGGCGAAAACCGGTTTACCTACCGGCTTCCTACCCGAGCTAAATACGCCAACGTAGTATTAAAACGCGGCATGCTCAAAGACTCCGGATTAATTAAATGGTTCCGGAATGCGATCGAGAACTTTGAATTTGAGCCCGTGGATTTAAGCGTGCATTTGCTCAACGAGAAACACGAAGTACTTAACTCCTGGGATTTCCGGCAAGCTTATCCCGTTAAATGGGTCATCTCGGATTTCAAGGCCTTAGAAAACTCCCTGGTAGTAGAAACCATCGAACTAGCCTACCAATTCTTCACGAGGAAGTGA
- a CDS encoding DUF5908 family protein: MPVQINEMVIRANIIEGTSRDKNNQAPAAAGEVNKEELVKECAALVLEILQTKNQR, encoded by the coding sequence ATGCCAGTACAAATAAATGAAATGGTGATCCGGGCTAATATTATTGAAGGAACTTCCCGTGATAAAAATAACCAAGCACCGGCTGCGGCGGGTGAAGTGAACAAGGAAGAACTGGTAAAAGAATGTGCGGCCCTGGTGCTGGAAATACTACAAACTAAAAATCAACGGTAA
- a CDS encoding CIS tube protein: protein MAETNLRIIAYGKPKDGDPSKEIGDFTVDFNPNTFTVNNKIEYKQPDAKGQTGGDPVFEKIPPLEFSLEFTIDGTGVAMGNLSPDKKNNFKNKKHDYVKSQIIKLREVTGSGINGDIHRPNYLALLWGTFRLECVITALNITYNLFDAEGTPLRAKVTCNFLERIAPGKGGRQSRLESPDLTKYQVVRECDILPLIARNNYEDSAYYLQLARVNKLKNFRNIPPGVTLILPPMVEQDA, encoded by the coding sequence ATGGCGGAAACGAACCTGCGGATTATTGCTTACGGTAAACCCAAAGACGGAGATCCATCCAAAGAAATCGGGGATTTTACCGTGGATTTTAACCCGAACACTTTTACGGTAAATAACAAAATTGAGTACAAACAACCCGATGCCAAAGGCCAAACGGGCGGCGATCCGGTATTTGAAAAAATTCCACCCTTGGAGTTTAGTCTGGAGTTTACCATCGATGGTACCGGCGTAGCCATGGGTAATTTATCGCCGGATAAAAAAAATAATTTTAAAAATAAAAAACACGACTACGTTAAATCACAAATTATAAAACTACGCGAGGTAACCGGCAGCGGCATTAACGGCGATATTCACCGGCCCAACTACCTGGCTTTATTATGGGGCACCTTCCGGCTGGAGTGCGTTATTACCGCCTTAAACATTACGTATAATTTGTTCGATGCCGAAGGAACGCCTTTGCGCGCCAAGGTAACCTGTAATTTCCTGGAACGGATTGCGCCTGGCAAAGGAGGGCGGCAATCGCGCCTCGAGTCGCCGGATTTAACAAAATACCAAGTAGTGCGCGAGTGCGATATTTTGCCGCTGATTGCCCGCAACAACTACGAAGACTCCGCTTATTACCTGCAATTGGCGCGGGTAAATAAATTAAAAAATTTCCGGAACATTCCGCCGGGTGTTACTTTGATTTTACCTCCAATGGTTGAGCAAGATGCCTGA
- the vgrG gene encoding type VI secretion system tip protein VgrG gives MPETANTLAAREQPTDLVNFKIKLNGNAMNGEYAVVGLQIFKNLNKISYARLTLADGDPAKQDFEISSKEAALVPGSEMEIAMGYHGRAQVVFKGIIVKQALRSGKNKKSYVTIEAKDKAIKLAGNRHNVCFLNKSDKDIIEQICTKAGLSSRDLDIAVTPGKHAQMVQYNVSDWDFILSRAEMNGMLVFPDDNKLIIKKPDTNQAPVKDITYGVDVIEFESELDAGSQLKQVKAQSWNAQDQKLEESPEASISFKEPGNVKANQLAEALNRQENTLIHGAALTADELKAWSEARLLKSRLAKVMGRVKLKGTTEIKLNQVVKLIGFSQRFNGPVLVTGLRHSYEQSIWETDMQFGFPEQWFYQREDILEKPAAGLLPCINGLQIGLVTQLENDPEQQDRVQIQLPLIDNKEAIWARMASLDAGKERGAFFRPEINDEVVVGFLNDDPRHPIILGMLHSSAKPAPLVASDDNNEKGFVTRSKMKLTFNDEKNTINLETPKGKKIEINDDQNTITLSDQNNNKITLDASGIKIESAKDIILKTTVGNIKMEAVNIESKAKAQYSAEGSATASLQSSGQTVVKGSIVNIN, from the coding sequence ATGCCTGAAACTGCAAATACTTTAGCTGCGCGCGAACAGCCTACCGATTTAGTAAACTTTAAAATAAAGTTAAATGGCAACGCTATGAACGGCGAGTACGCGGTAGTAGGATTACAAATTTTTAAAAATTTAAATAAAATCTCTTACGCCCGGCTAACCCTGGCGGACGGAGACCCAGCTAAACAAGATTTTGAAATCAGCAGCAAGGAAGCGGCCTTGGTGCCGGGGAGTGAAATGGAAATTGCTATGGGGTATCATGGTCGGGCGCAAGTGGTTTTTAAAGGCATAATCGTGAAGCAAGCCTTACGGTCGGGAAAAAATAAAAAATCGTATGTAACCATTGAGGCCAAAGACAAAGCCATTAAACTGGCCGGTAATCGCCATAATGTTTGCTTTTTAAATAAATCGGATAAAGACATTATCGAGCAAATATGTACGAAAGCCGGGCTCAGCAGCCGCGATCTGGATATAGCCGTTACCCCCGGTAAACACGCGCAGATGGTACAGTACAACGTAAGTGATTGGGATTTTATATTGTCCCGGGCCGAGATGAACGGCATGCTGGTGTTTCCGGACGATAACAAACTCATCATTAAAAAGCCCGATACTAACCAGGCTCCGGTGAAAGACATTACTTATGGCGTAGACGTGATTGAATTTGAAAGCGAGCTGGACGCGGGTTCACAGTTAAAACAAGTAAAAGCCCAAAGCTGGAATGCACAAGATCAGAAATTAGAAGAATCGCCGGAAGCAAGCATAAGTTTTAAAGAACCGGGTAACGTTAAAGCCAACCAATTAGCGGAAGCCTTAAACCGCCAGGAAAATACCCTGATACACGGGGCTGCCTTAACTGCTGATGAATTAAAAGCCTGGAGCGAAGCCCGGTTGCTAAAAAGCCGCTTGGCCAAAGTAATGGGTCGTGTTAAATTAAAAGGAACTACGGAAATTAAGTTAAATCAAGTGGTTAAGTTAATTGGGTTCAGCCAAAGGTTTAATGGTCCGGTGTTGGTAACGGGGCTGCGGCACAGCTACGAACAATCCATTTGGGAAACCGATATGCAGTTTGGTTTTCCGGAGCAATGGTTTTACCAGCGCGAAGATATTCTGGAAAAACCGGCCGCTGGTTTACTGCCTTGCATTAACGGCTTGCAAATTGGCTTGGTAACGCAGTTAGAAAACGACCCGGAACAACAAGACCGGGTGCAAATTCAATTGCCTTTAATCGATAACAAAGAAGCCATTTGGGCCCGCATGGCCAGCCTGGATGCCGGCAAAGAACGGGGGGCTTTTTTTCGACCCGAAATTAACGACGAAGTAGTGGTCGGTTTCTTGAACGATGATCCACGTCACCCTATTATTCTGGGCATGCTGCACAGCAGCGCCAAACCGGCGCCTCTAGTGGCCTCAGACGACAACAACGAAAAAGGTTTTGTCACCCGGAGTAAAATGAAACTAACTTTTAACGACGAGAAAAACACGATTAACCTGGAAACCCCCAAAGGCAAAAAAATAGAAATCAACGACGATCAAAACACCATTACGCTCTCGGACCAAAACAATAATAAAATTACGCTGGACGCTTCCGGCATTAAAATCGAAAGCGCAAAAGATATAATCCTGAAAACCACCGTTGGCAACATTAAAATGGAAGCAGTAAATATCGAAAGCAAAGCCAAAGCCCAATACAGCGCCGAAGGCAGCGCCACCGCCAGCCTCCAATCCTCCGGCCAAACCGTGGTAAAAGGCTCTATTGTGAATATTAATTAG
- a CDS encoding PAAR domain-containing protein: protein MPLAARVTDMHTCPMVTGVVPHVGGPVLPPGNPTVFIGGLPAATVGDMLVCAGGPDSILKGSATVFIGKKPAVRMGDPTVHGGMIVVGCANVMIGG, encoded by the coding sequence ATGCCTTTAGCAGCCCGCGTAACCGATATGCATACCTGCCCCATGGTAACAGGCGTAGTGCCCCACGTGGGCGGGCCGGTTTTACCTCCCGGCAATCCAACAGTTTTTATTGGCGGTTTGCCGGCCGCCACGGTGGGAGATATGCTGGTTTGCGCGGGCGGGCCCGATAGTATTTTAAAAGGCTCGGCTACGGTATTTATTGGTAAAAAGCCTGCCGTCCGCATGGGCGACCCGACGGTGCATGGGGGCATGATAGTAGTGGGGTGTGCCAATGTAATGATAGGCGGTTAA
- a CDS encoding GPW/gp25 family protein translates to MDAFFQNFTGNGWKFPVEFDSNSGSVVLLSGEEDIRNSLEVLFSTRVGERLMHARYGSSLSSFLFMPMHKSNLTYLEAVVRDEILFNEPRIVITDIELRLAPDESNRLDIAIAYKITATNNRYNYVYPFYLKEATNLEW, encoded by the coding sequence ATGGACGCATTTTTTCAAAATTTTACGGGTAACGGCTGGAAATTTCCGGTAGAGTTTGATTCTAATTCCGGTTCAGTTGTGCTGTTATCCGGCGAAGAAGATATTCGCAACAGTTTAGAGGTTTTGTTCTCGACGCGAGTGGGGGAGCGCCTCATGCATGCCCGCTATGGTTCTTCTTTATCCAGTTTTTTGTTTATGCCCATGCACAAAAGCAACTTAACTTACCTGGAAGCCGTGGTGCGCGACGAAATCCTGTTTAACGAACCCCGCATTGTTATCACCGATATAGAGTTGCGATTAGCCCCCGATGAAAGTAACCGGCTGGATATTGCCATAGCATACAAAATAACTGCCACTAACAACCGGTACAACTATGTCTATCCTTTTTACCTGAAAGAAGCCACCAATTTGGAGTGGTGA
- a CDS encoding baseplate J/gp47 family protein: protein MNDLRSFGNVLKQEGTSRYERFLPALDPGSVLLDDRQLQDFISFAQRYAKQVLFVPQQASEVDLTTTWEDFFKNNSVLLLAHIATKNVAAYKETHDHLLALFNRENNLNNFNELLEFTFSRYKKINSWYYASAADGALNFDLKLYISSYLRPELESLQEMLLYTRNLLVNQNYRLPDFQTDLFSSRSTAADNEREINAIFKNFNFSGSQANQLNAHEKVKEILKQDNVWALQDKENSSLRERLFAGKTDEEKRSSAALRLNKIFEAVYYATENIVNHSRHYFEEIIRQQQNHPPHLALFIAFIKLYGYAQQELNNLPRKHLDFYYKEVLQIKTKSAVPDQAYIILELAKGFETTFLKKGTLFTAGKDKQNTELIYQLQDDITVTKAQVAAVHTLFLQQDANKQTLNYYTEKLTINPEANTENIEVASWKMFGEAKTPTLAEVGFGIASTQFYLAKGERKVTLVLETEEPVPVEQFNTRLLRLLLTGEKGWLNSDDVNSGISVQSLIRTIPTTLELNFSVSATQESAIVAFDPATHAGNFATKMPVVQFILKFPRRQLLSEDPQYALYQEHIQQLNVLQQLHIKSARIQAQVGSLNAPVSFDGVKELILENNDAPIDSKKPFYPFTPIPKVGSAFYLGCKDLFYKKIDKLTVNLEWLLPDNFSTYYNKYLPPYDSHQFKVALSILVNKRWKKISEVSVIDKDASGPRFKVLRLDFSKIISTPENEPDMDVATVDNEHQDGTLRLKLNYPDFGHSIYPQLITTAVMEKASSKYGSVDFYKIVKKQLHDSRITIKLPDDMAQRGGSLRVVYDILEKVPNPAQARSMIINSLSEMIRRVNGTHLLVRKPKPTPEQETGTPEKEGQVIVNDDNYIERILRFLKKINLVADTIYYDKDKQGAPEVVNEVKEKVTRQADFILPTDRELENVIVTEASNAIGKTVANVVDEILATRANQVADPVQVSALLAQEFKEANEVINDMIARKIAILLSSNELPPPPYAPLINAISLSYTSTKLAVPPNDLFYHITPLGVFPANKYGSNSNGAGTLAKPAAVFPKYLLAQGPGTATMPGMLFIGLREVVPNQNLALLVQVAEGSRVNDKKPPVVHWWFRHNAEWRPLSEDALISDSTYGLQTTGILQFAIPANAENQTGIFNTNHLFWLCASVASDTDAFPQLISVKAQAAQVTFLDQENDPQHLALPLEANKIKNLVEKIPDIKKVSQPVASFGGQMQEQDSAYYTLVSERLRHKNRAITNWDFERLVLDHFPAVYKVKCLNNYYNGQFVTGHVTVVPVSDLRNRNYYGSNLLFPKLSYIDLRAIEKKLSAHASPFVKIHALNPQLDQILIRCKVKFYTGVDQGFYLQRLNEELIQFLTPWASTDSESLVFSAKIYASSIINFIDQREYVDYVQDLIMQQYTETDQGGKIFAVDTDQLTSLVETKFTTGHSILVSAPKHEIELV from the coding sequence ATGAATGATCTGCGAAGTTTTGGTAATGTTTTAAAACAGGAAGGAACTTCCCGGTACGAGCGTTTTTTGCCCGCCCTGGATCCCGGATCGGTTTTACTGGATGACCGGCAGTTGCAGGACTTTATTTCTTTTGCGCAGCGGTACGCCAAACAGGTGCTGTTTGTACCGCAGCAGGCATCGGAGGTGGATTTAACAACCACTTGGGAAGATTTTTTTAAAAATAACAGCGTTCTGCTGCTTGCCCATATTGCCACTAAAAACGTGGCTGCCTACAAAGAAACCCACGACCATTTACTGGCGCTTTTTAACCGGGAAAATAACCTGAACAACTTTAACGAACTGCTTGAATTTACTTTTTCCCGGTACAAAAAAATTAACAGTTGGTATTATGCTTCAGCCGCCGATGGTGCTTTAAACTTTGATTTAAAACTTTACATTAGCTCGTATTTGCGTCCCGAACTGGAAAGTTTGCAGGAAATGCTGCTGTATACCCGCAACCTCTTGGTAAATCAGAACTACCGCCTCCCGGATTTTCAAACAGATTTATTTAGTAGCCGTAGCACCGCGGCCGATAACGAACGGGAAATTAATGCTATTTTTAAAAATTTTAATTTTTCCGGAAGCCAGGCAAATCAACTAAACGCCCATGAAAAAGTAAAAGAAATTTTAAAACAGGATAATGTATGGGCGCTCCAGGATAAAGAAAATAGTAGCTTGCGCGAACGGCTGTTTGCCGGCAAAACCGACGAAGAAAAACGGAGCAGCGCCGCCTTGCGGTTAAACAAAATTTTTGAGGCGGTATATTATGCCACTGAAAATATAGTAAACCACTCCCGTCATTATTTCGAAGAAATTATTCGCCAGCAGCAAAATCATCCGCCCCATTTAGCTTTGTTTATCGCTTTTATAAAGTTATATGGTTATGCCCAGCAAGAACTAAATAATTTACCCCGGAAACACCTGGATTTTTACTACAAAGAAGTTTTACAAATTAAAACCAAGTCCGCGGTACCCGACCAAGCTTACATAATTTTAGAATTAGCCAAAGGATTTGAAACCACTTTTTTAAAAAAAGGCACCTTATTTACCGCTGGCAAAGACAAACAAAACACCGAACTGATTTACCAATTGCAGGATGATATTACCGTTACCAAAGCGCAGGTGGCCGCCGTGCATACCTTGTTCCTGCAACAAGACGCGAACAAACAAACCCTGAATTACTACACCGAAAAGCTAACTATAAACCCGGAAGCAAATACCGAAAACATCGAGGTAGCTTCCTGGAAAATGTTTGGCGAAGCAAAAACACCCACTCTTGCGGAAGTGGGTTTTGGTATTGCCTCCACGCAGTTTTACCTGGCTAAAGGCGAAAGAAAAGTAACCCTGGTGCTGGAAACCGAAGAACCTGTTCCGGTGGAACAATTTAATACCCGGCTGTTGCGGCTTTTGCTTACCGGCGAAAAAGGCTGGCTAAACAGCGACGATGTCAACAGCGGTATCAGCGTGCAATCCTTAATCCGCACGATCCCTACAACCTTAGAGTTAAATTTTAGTGTGTCAGCTACGCAGGAGTCCGCAATTGTGGCTTTTGATCCGGCCACGCACGCCGGTAATTTTGCTACGAAGATGCCGGTAGTGCAATTTATTTTAAAATTTCCGCGCCGCCAGCTACTGTCCGAAGACCCGCAGTATGCCCTGTATCAGGAGCACATTCAACAGTTAAATGTGCTGCAGCAATTGCACATAAAAAGCGCCCGCATTCAGGCGCAAGTCGGTAGCTTAAACGCTCCGGTAAGTTTTGACGGCGTAAAAGAATTGATTCTGGAAAACAATGATGCCCCAATTGATAGCAAAAAACCGTTTTATCCTTTTACACCAATACCTAAAGTGGGTTCTGCTTTTTACTTGGGCTGCAAGGATTTATTTTATAAAAAAATAGATAAACTAACCGTAAACCTGGAGTGGCTCTTGCCCGATAATTTTAGCACCTACTACAACAAATACCTGCCACCCTACGATTCGCATCAGTTTAAAGTTGCTTTAAGCATTCTGGTAAATAAGCGCTGGAAAAAAATAAGTGAAGTTTCGGTGATTGATAAAGACGCCAGCGGCCCACGGTTTAAAGTATTACGTCTGGATTTTAGCAAAATAATCTCTACTCCGGAAAACGAACCGGACATGGATGTAGCCACCGTGGATAACGAGCACCAGGACGGTACCTTGCGCTTAAAACTGAATTACCCGGATTTTGGGCATAGCATTTATCCGCAGTTAATTACTACCGCCGTTATGGAAAAAGCTTCGTCGAAGTACGGTTCCGTAGATTTCTATAAAATTGTAAAAAAGCAACTCCACGATTCCCGGATTACCATTAAGCTGCCCGATGACATGGCGCAACGCGGCGGCTCTTTGCGCGTGGTGTACGACATCCTGGAAAAAGTGCCCAACCCGGCTCAGGCCCGCAGCATGATTATCAATAGCTTAAGTGAAATGATCCGACGGGTAAATGGTACCCATTTACTGGTGCGTAAGCCCAAGCCTACCCCGGAACAGGAAACCGGAACGCCCGAAAAAGAAGGCCAGGTTATCGTGAACGACGATAATTACATCGAGCGGATTTTGCGATTTTTAAAAAAAATAAATTTGGTAGCAGATACCATTTACTACGATAAAGATAAGCAAGGCGCCCCGGAAGTAGTAAACGAGGTAAAAGAAAAAGTAACCCGCCAGGCCGATTTTATCTTACCCACCGACCGGGAATTGGAAAACGTAATTGTAACAGAAGCCAGCAACGCCATTGGCAAAACCGTAGCCAACGTGGTAGACGAAATTTTAGCCACCCGCGCAAACCAGGTAGCTGATCCGGTGCAGGTATCGGCTTTGTTAGCCCAGGAATTTAAAGAGGCCAACGAAGTAATCAACGACATGATTGCCCGCAAAATAGCCATCCTGTTATCGTCGAATGAATTACCGCCGCCACCTTACGCGCCTTTAATAAACGCTATCTCGCTAAGTTATACCAGTACCAAACTAGCCGTTCCCCCCAACGATCTGTTTTATCACATTACTCCTTTGGGTGTTTTTCCTGCAAACAAGTATGGCAGCAACAGCAATGGCGCGGGCACTTTAGCAAAACCTGCGGCCGTGTTCCCGAAATACCTGTTGGCGCAAGGGCCGGGTACCGCTACTATGCCGGGCATGTTATTTATCGGGCTCCGCGAGGTTGTACCCAACCAAAATTTAGCCTTGCTGGTGCAGGTAGCCGAAGGGTCACGGGTAAACGATAAAAAACCGCCCGTCGTTCATTGGTGGTTCCGCCACAACGCCGAATGGCGGCCACTAAGCGAAGATGCCTTAATTTCGGATAGTACTTACGGCTTACAAACAACGGGTATCCTGCAATTTGCCATTCCGGCCAACGCCGAAAACCAGACGGGTATTTTTAACACGAACCATTTATTTTGGTTATGCGCCAGCGTAGCCAGCGATACCGACGCATTTCCGCAATTAATTTCTGTAAAAGCCCAGGCGGCTCAAGTAACGTTTTTAGATCAAGAAAACGATCCGCAGCATTTGGCTTTACCTCTGGAAGCCAATAAAATTAAAAATTTAGTTGAGAAGATACCCGATATAAAAAAAGTAAGTCAGCCGGTTGCCTCCTTTGGGGGCCAAATGCAGGAACAGGATTCGGCATATTATACCCTCGTAAGCGAGCGGTTGCGTCATAAAAACCGGGCAATTACCAATTGGGATTTTGAGCGGTTGGTTTTAGATCATTTTCCGGCGGTATATAAAGTAAAGTGTCTGAACAATTATTATAACGGGCAATTTGTTACTGGCCATGTTACGGTAGTACCCGTATCGGATTTACGCAACCGCAATTATTACGGCAGCAACTTGCTGTTTCCTAAGTTAAGTTACATCGATTTGCGGGCCATCGAAAAAAAACTAAGTGCCCATGCTTCGCCGTTTGTAAAAATCCACGCCCTTAATCCGCAGCTAGACCAAATTTTAATCCGGTGTAAGGTGAAGTTCTACACCGGCGTAGACCAGGGTTTTTATTTGCAGCGCCTGAACGAAGAATTAATTCAGTTTTTAACCCCCTGGGCCAGCACAGATTCCGAATCGCTGGTTTTTTCCGCTAAGATTTACGCTTCGTCCATTATTAATTTTATTGACCAGCGCGAGTATGTGGATTATGTGCAAGACCTGATTATGCAGCAATACACCGAAACCGACCAGGGCGGTAAGATTTTCGCGGTAGATACCGACCAGCTTACGTCTTTAGTAGAAACCAAATTCACCACCGGCCACTCCATCCTGGTATCTGCCCCCAAACACGAAATTGAACTGGTTTAA